In Platichthys flesus chromosome 21, fPlaFle2.1, whole genome shotgun sequence, the following are encoded in one genomic region:
- the zdhhc20b gene encoding palmitoyltransferase ZDHHC20-B isoform X2, whose product MAPTHVLRCCQRGLAWIPVIFIALVVCWSYYAYVVELCIFTIPSIGEQIVYLIFFHLFFIMFVWSYWKTIFTKPANPSKEFCLPKAEKERYEKEERPETQQEILWRAATSLPLYTRTGAGAIRYCDRCQVIKPDRCHHCSACDMCVLKMDHHCPWVNNCVGASNYKFFILFLAYSLVYCLFIAATVLQYFIKFWTNELPDTHAKFHVLFLFFVAAMFCISILSLFSYHLWLVGKNRSTIEAFRAPVFRTGSDKNGFSLGFRKNVAQVFGDQKKYWPLPIFTSQGDGLTFPTRLVSADVEQATVTLNPEANKSAVDVPVSPVNDSQNRLLSNDQHANNIADHLANNTLKSDDSETITVSMENES is encoded by the exons atggCGCCCACACACGTACTGAGATGCTGTCAGCGGGGCTTAGCGTGGATCCCGGTGATTTTCATCGCCCTGGTGGTCTGCTGGTCGTACTATGCCTACGTGGTGGAGCTGTGTATAT TCACCATCCCAAGCATAGGAGAGCAGA TCGTCTACCTGATCTTCttccacctctttttcatcatgTTTGTGTGGTCGTACTGGAAGACCATCTTCACCAAGCCTGCCAACCCTTCCAAAGAG TTCTGTCTGCCCAAGGCTGAGAAGGAGCGCTACGAGAAGGAGGAAAGGCCAGAGacccagcaggagatcctctggagAGCCGCCACCAGTCTGCCTCTGTACACCCGCACAGGAGCCGGAG CAATCCGATACTGTGACCGCTGTCAAGTGATCAAGCCAGACCGATGTCATCACTGCTCCGCATGTGACAT GTGCGTGCTTAAAATGGACCACCATTGTCCCTG ggTGAACAACTGCGTGGGGGCCTCCAACTACaagttcttcatcctcttcctggCCTACTCGCTGGTGTACTGTTTGTTCATTGCAGCCACCGTGCTCCAGTATTTCATCAAGTTCTGGACG AATGAGCTGCCAGACACTCACGCCAAATTCCAcgtcttgtttcttttttttgtggcaGCCATGTTCTGCATCAGTATTCTGTCCCTCTTCAGCTACCACCTGTGGCTCGTGGGCAAGAACAGGTCCACTatag AGGCCTTCAGAGCCCCAGTCTTTAGGACAGGCTCTGACAAGAACGGCTTCTCCCTGGGTTTCCGTAAGAACGTCGCTCAGGTCTTTGGAGACCAGAAGAAATACTGGCCGCTTCCCATCTTCACCAG CCAGGGAGACGGTCTGACGTTCCCTACACGGCTGGTCAGTGCTGATGTGGAACAGGCCACAGTGACCCTGAACCCAGAGGCCAATAAAAG TGCTGTGGACGTCCCTGTGAGCCCGGTCAACGACTCGCAGAATCGCCTCCTGAGCAACGACCAGCATGCCAACAACATCGCGGACCACCTGGCTAACAACACCCTCAAATCAG ATGACAGTGAAACCATTACAGTCTCCATGGAGAATGAGTCCTAA
- the LOC133932616 gene encoding E3 ubiquitin-protein ligase MARCHF6, whose amino-acid sequence MDTAEEADICRVCRSEGTPDKPLYHPCVCTGSIKFIHQECLVQWLKHSRKEYCELCKHRFAFTPIYSPDMPSRLPIQDICAGLLTSVGTAIRYWFHYTLVAFAWLGVVPLTACRIYKCLFTGSVSSLLTLPLDMLSTDNLLADCLQGCFVVTCTLCAFISLVWLREQIVHGGAPHWLEQHHPPPPNAAGQANEAQAAGQGAPDEPPAAPPAPADPPAQNEAEPEPPDVPPDQGDDPELEEEEGAAAEDADPNNGAQDDMNWNALEWDRAAEELTWERMLGLDGSLVFLEHVFWVVSLNTLFILVFAFCPYHIGHFTVVGLGFEEYVQASHFEGLITTIVGYILLAMTLIICHGLAALVRFQRSRRLLGVCYIVVKVSLLVVVEIGVFPLICGWWLDICSLEMFDASLKDRELSFKSAPGTTMFLHWLVGMVYVFYFASFILLLREVLRPGVLWFLRNLNDPDFNPVQEMIHLPIYRHLRRFILSVVVFGSIVLLMLWMPIRLIKLLLPTFLPYNVMLYSDAPVSELSLELLLLQVVLPALLEQGHTRQWLKGLVRAWTVSAGYLLDLHSYLLGEQDDNDANQPVNNNNNNNPPPGHHNNNNNPAPAVGEGLHAAHQAILQQGGPVGFQPYHRPLRFHFRIVLLIAFMCITLLVASLVCLTLPVFTGRWLMSFWTGSSKIHELYTAACGLYVCWLSIRGVSVLLAWMPQGRTVIFRKVQEWTLMILKTLVVALLVAGVIPLLLGLLFELVIVAPLRVPLDQTPLFYPWQDWALGVLHAKIIAAITLMGPQWWLKTVIEQVYANGIRNIDLQFIIRKLAAPVISVLLLSLCVPYVIAAGVVPAVGVTPEMEILMQRRIYPFLLMVVSLIGILSFQIRQFKRLYEHIKNDKYLVGQRLVNYERKAGRASSSPPPNPVVE is encoded by the exons ATGGACACGGCCGAGGAAG ctgACATTTGTCGCGTGTGCCGCTCTGAGGGGACCCCGGACAAACCCTTGTACCACCCCTGTGTCTGCACTGGCAGTATCAAGTTCATCCACCAGGAATG tttggTCCAGTGGCTGAAGCACAGCAGGAAGGAATACTGCGAATTGTGCAAGCACAGATTTGCTTTCACACCAA TCTACTCCCCAGACATGCCCTCACGGCTGCCCATACAGGACATTTGTGCCGGCCTGCTGACCAGCGTGGGTACGGCCATCCGCTACTGGTTCCATTACACACTGGTGGCCTTCGCATGGCTGGGGGTCGTTCCTCTCACTGCAT GTCGCATCTACAAGTGTCTGTTTACCGGCTCTGTGAGCTCACTTTTGACACTGCCACTGGACATGCTCTCTAC CGATAACCTGCTTGCAGATTGTCTTCAGGGCTGTTTTGTCGTCACCTGCACCCTGTGTGCGTTCATCAGTCTGGTGTGGCTCCGAGAACAGATAGTCCATGGTGGCGCACCCCACTGGTTAGAGCAGCACCATCCCCCACCACCAAATGCTGCTGGGCAAGCCAATGAG GCACAAGCTGCAGGTCAGGGAGCCCCAGATGAGCCCCCGGCAGCCCCGCCAGCCCCTGCTGATCCCCCAGCCCAGAATGAGGCAGAGCCTGAGCCCCCCGATGTCCCTCCAGACCAAGGTGATGACccagagctggaggaagaggagggagcagctGCCGAAGACGCAGACCCCAACAATGGAGCACAAG ATGACATGAACTGGAACGCCTTGGAGTGGGACAGAGCGGCCGAGGAGCTCACCTGGGAAAGG ATGCTTGGACTGGATGGTTCACTGGTATTTTTG GAGCATGTGTTTTGGGTAGTGTCTCTCAACACACTCTTCATCCTAGTCTTTG CGTTTTGTCCCTACCACATCGGGCACTTCACCGTTGTTGGTCTTGGCTTTGAGGAATAT GTCCAAGCCTCTCATTTCGAGGGTTTAATCACAACAATTGTGGGCTACATACTGCTGGCCATGACACTCATTATCTGTCAC GGACTTGCTGCTCTGGTCAGGTTCCAGCGCTCCCGGCGACTCCTGGGAGTCTGCTACATCGTTGTCAAG GTCTCTCTGCTGGTTGTTGTGGAGATCGGTGTGTTTCCACTCATCTGCGGCTGGTGGCTCGACATCTGCTCTTTA GAGATGTTCGATGCCTCACTGAAAGACAGAGAGTTGAGTTTTAAATCAGCCCCTGGCACCACCATGTTCCTGCACTGGCTTGTGGGAATGGTCTATGTCTTCTACTTTGCTTCTTTCATCCTCCTACTGAGAGAG GTGCTGAGGCCCGGAGTGCTGTGGTTTCTGAGAAACCTCAATGACCCCGATTTCAACCCGGTGCAGGAGATGATTCATCTGCCCATCTACCGTCACCTGCGGCGGTTCATCCTGTCCGTGGTGGTGTTTGGTTCGATCGTGCTGCTCATGCTGTGGATGCCCATCAGGCTGATTAAGCTACTCCTGCCCACCTTCCTGCCATACAATGTCATGCTCTACAG CGACGCCCCGGTCAGCGAGCTGTCACTGGAGCTATTATTACTTCAGGTTGTGCTGCCCGCGCTACTGGAGCAGGGACACACTCGGCAGTGGCTCAAAGGCCTGGTCAGAGCCTGGACAGTCAGTGCTGGATATTTATT AGACCTTCACTCCTACCTCCTCGGGGAGCAGGACGACAATGATGCCAACCAGcctgtcaacaacaacaacaataataatcctCCCCCCGGTCAccataacaacaataacaacccTGCCCCGGCTGTTGGCGAGGGCCTACATGCGGCCCATCAGGCCATCCTGCAACAAGGGGGACCAGTAGGTTTCCAGCCCTATCACCGACCCCTTCGCTTCCATTTCAGG ATTGTGTTGCTGATAGCGTTCATGTGCATCACTCTGCTGGTGGCGAGTCTGGTGTGTCTGACTCTACCAG TCTTCACCGGGCGCTGGCTGATGTCCTTCTGGACAGGAAGCTCCAAAATCCACGAGCTGTACACGGCGGCATGCGGCCTGTACGTTTGCTGGCTGTCTATCCGCGGAGTCAGTGTGCTGTTGGCCTGGATGCCCCAGGGACGCACGGTCATCTTCCGCAAAGTCCAGGAGTGGACACTAATG ATTCTAAAGACCCTGGTTGTTGCTCTGCTGGTTGCTGGAGTCATCCCGCTGCTACTGGGACTGCTGTTCGAACTGGTTATTGTGGCTCCTCTCAGGGTTCCCCTGGACCAAACACCTCTTTTCTACCCCTGGCAG GACTGGGCTCTCGGAGTGCTTCATGCCAAAATCATCGCTGCCATCACTCTTATGGGCCCTCAGTGGTGGTTGAAAACTGTTATTGAGCAG GTTTACGCAAACGGAATTCGCAACATTGATCTCCAATTCATAATCCGTAAACTGGCTGCTCCGGTCATCTCAGTCCTGCTGCTGTCCTTGTGCGTACCATATGTAATTGCTGCTGGAGTGGTTCCGGCTGTCG GAGTGACCCCAGAGATGGAGATCCTAATGCAGAGGAGGATCTATCCATTCCTCCTGATGGTGGTCTCGCTCATCGGCATCCTGTCCTTCCAGATCCGACAGTTTAAACGCCTTTACGAACACATCAAGAACGACAA GTACCTGGTCGGCCAGAGGCTCGTCAACTACGAGCGCAAAGCCGGAAGAGCGAGCTCTagcccccccccaaaccctGTCGTGGAGTAA
- the zdhhc20b gene encoding palmitoyltransferase ZDHHC20-B isoform X1: MAPTHVLRCCQRGLAWIPVIFIALVVCWSYYAYVVELCIFTIPSIGEQIVYLIFFHLFFIMFVWSYWKTIFTKPANPSKEFCLPKAEKERYEKEERPETQQEILWRAATSLPLYTRTGAGAIRYCDRCQVIKPDRCHHCSACDMCVLKMDHHCPWVNNCVGASNYKFFILFLAYSLVYCLFIAATVLQYFIKFWTLCRRKSAENCPKNELPDTHAKFHVLFLFFVAAMFCISILSLFSYHLWLVGKNRSTIEAFRAPVFRTGSDKNGFSLGFRKNVAQVFGDQKKYWPLPIFTSQGDGLTFPTRLVSADVEQATVTLNPEANKSAVDVPVSPVNDSQNRLLSNDQHANNIADHLANNTLKSDDSETITVSMENES, translated from the exons atggCGCCCACACACGTACTGAGATGCTGTCAGCGGGGCTTAGCGTGGATCCCGGTGATTTTCATCGCCCTGGTGGTCTGCTGGTCGTACTATGCCTACGTGGTGGAGCTGTGTATAT TCACCATCCCAAGCATAGGAGAGCAGA TCGTCTACCTGATCTTCttccacctctttttcatcatgTTTGTGTGGTCGTACTGGAAGACCATCTTCACCAAGCCTGCCAACCCTTCCAAAGAG TTCTGTCTGCCCAAGGCTGAGAAGGAGCGCTACGAGAAGGAGGAAAGGCCAGAGacccagcaggagatcctctggagAGCCGCCACCAGTCTGCCTCTGTACACCCGCACAGGAGCCGGAG CAATCCGATACTGTGACCGCTGTCAAGTGATCAAGCCAGACCGATGTCATCACTGCTCCGCATGTGACAT GTGCGTGCTTAAAATGGACCACCATTGTCCCTG ggTGAACAACTGCGTGGGGGCCTCCAACTACaagttcttcatcctcttcctggCCTACTCGCTGGTGTACTGTTTGTTCATTGCAGCCACCGTGCTCCAGTATTTCATCAAGTTCTGGACG CTTTGCCGGAGGAAATCGGCAGAGAACTGCCCAAAG AATGAGCTGCCAGACACTCACGCCAAATTCCAcgtcttgtttcttttttttgtggcaGCCATGTTCTGCATCAGTATTCTGTCCCTCTTCAGCTACCACCTGTGGCTCGTGGGCAAGAACAGGTCCACTatag AGGCCTTCAGAGCCCCAGTCTTTAGGACAGGCTCTGACAAGAACGGCTTCTCCCTGGGTTTCCGTAAGAACGTCGCTCAGGTCTTTGGAGACCAGAAGAAATACTGGCCGCTTCCCATCTTCACCAG CCAGGGAGACGGTCTGACGTTCCCTACACGGCTGGTCAGTGCTGATGTGGAACAGGCCACAGTGACCCTGAACCCAGAGGCCAATAAAAG TGCTGTGGACGTCCCTGTGAGCCCGGTCAACGACTCGCAGAATCGCCTCCTGAGCAACGACCAGCATGCCAACAACATCGCGGACCACCTGGCTAACAACACCCTCAAATCAG ATGACAGTGAAACCATTACAGTCTCCATGGAGAATGAGTCCTAA
- the LOC133932617 gene encoding arylamine N-acetyltransferase 2-like, whose product MDVQKYLNRIGSTVPAEPDLDALRSVHTLHLLSVPFEDLTVHSGGRVELDLPLIYEKIVTRHRGGFCYENNGLFYWLLSSLGFQVTMLSAQVKGLITGYYGPPFDHLVLLVTLQGRRWLCDVGFGAAGFSVPISLETSGPQAEGHRVYRIRKQGDLHFLEWQGEENRGADGVWKEIYKFTLDPRRLEDFTDMCQYHQSSPCSIFFCKSICTILKPGGRLTCMGHRLISTTFPTEGKGFETTTRELQDEEIAFILAQEFGIVLNSPLTPKDDTITPPRVMY is encoded by the coding sequence ATGGATGTGCAGAAATATTTGAACCGGATCGGGTCCACGGTCCCGGCTGAGCCCGACCTGGACGCGCTGCGGTCGGTCCACACTCTTCACTTGTTGTCGGTGCCGTTCGAGGACCTGACGGTGCACAGCGGCGGGCGAGTCGAGCTCGATCTCCCGCTGATCTACGAGAAGATCGTGACCCGGCACCGAGGCGGTTTCTGTTACGAGAACAACGGCCTCTTCTATTGGCTGCTGTCCTCACTGGGCTTCCAGGTGACCATGCTCTCCGCCCAGGTGAAGGGCCTGATCACCGGGTACTACGGGCCACCGTTTGACCATCTCGTCCTCCTGGTGACCCTCCAGGGCCGCCGATGGTTGTGCGACGTCGGTTTCGGGGCAGCAGGCTTCTCTGTGCCGATTTCTCTGGAGACCAGCGGGCCCCAGGCGGAGGGCCACAGGGTGTACCGCATCAGAAAGCAAGGGGATctgcactttctggaatggcaaggagaggagaacagaggtgCGGATGGAGTCTGGAAGGAGATCTACAAGTTCACCCTTGATCCCAGGCGCCTGGAGGACTTCACGGACATGTGCCAGTACCACCAGAGCTCCCCCTGCTCCATCTTCTTCTGCAAATCAATCTGCACCATTTTGAAACCAGGTGGACGGCTCACCTGCATGGGCCACAGACTCATCTCAACCACATTCCCCACTGAGGGAAAAGGGTTCGAAACCACCACCAGAGAACTTCAAGATGAGGAGATAGCCTTCATTTTGGCACAGGAATTTGGAATTGTGCTGAATTCTCCACTCACACCAAAGGATGACACAATAACACCACCCCGGGTCATGTATTGA
- the LOC133933062 gene encoding arylamine N-acetyltransferase 2-like, translated as MSTEFLRVPARLSLNNNFKTIQASLSVEDADSVLPGRSHQNHPRIGSTVPAEPDLDALRSLHTRQLLSVPFDDLTVHSGGRIELDLPLIYEKIVTRRRGGVCYENNGLFSWLLTSLGFQVTMLSAQVKGLISGYYGPPFDHLVLLVTLQGRRWLCDVGFGAAGFSVPISLETSGPQAEGHRVYRIRKQGDLHFLEWQGEEIRDADGVWKEIFKFTLDPRRLEDFTHMCQYHQSSPCSLIFWKSLCVILKPGGWLTCIGRRLISTTFPTEGAGFKTTTRELQDEEIAFILAQEFGIVLNSPLTPKDDTITPPRVMY; from the exons ATGTCCACGGAGTTCCTGCGTGTTCCTGCTCGGCTTTCACTGAACAACAACTTCAAGACGATTCAAGCCTC GTTAAGTGTTGAGGATGCAGATTCTGTTCTTCCAGGCCGAAGTCATCAAAACCATCCCCGAATCGGGTCCACGGTCCCGGCTGAGCCCGACCTGGACGCGCTGCGGTCGCTCCACACTCGTCAATTGCTGTCGGTGCCGTTCGACGACCTGACGGTGCACAGCGGCGGGCGAATCGAGCTCGATCTCCCGCTGATCTACGAGAAGATCGTGACCCGGCGCCGAGGCGGCGTCTGCTACGAGAACAACGGCCTCTTCTCCTGGCTGCTGACCTCACTGGGCTTCCAGGTGACCATGCTCTCCGCCCAGGTGAAGGGCCTGATCAGCGGGTACTACGGGCCACCGTTTGACCATCTCGTCCTCCTGGTGACCCTCCAGGGCCGCCGATGGTTGTGCGACGTCGGTTTCGGGGCAGCAGGCTTCTCTGTGCCGATTTCTCTGGAGACCAGCGGGCCCCAGGCGGAGGGCCACAGGGTGTACCGCATCAGAAAGCAAGGGGATctgcactttctggaatggcaAGGAGAGGAGATCAGAGATGCGGATGGAGTCTGGAAGGAGATCTTCAAGTTCACCCTTGATCCCAGGCGCCTGGAAGACTTCACGCACATGTGCCAGTACCACCAGAGCTCCCCCTGCTCCCTGATCTTCTGGAAATCCCTCTGCGTTATTTTGAAACCAGGCGGATGGCTCACCTGCATAGGCCGCAGACTCATCTCCACCACATTCCCCACTGAGGGAGCAGGGTTCAAAACCACCACCAGAGAACTTCAAGACGAGGAGATTGCCTTCATTTTGGCACAGGAATTTGGAATTGTGCTGAATTCTCCACTCACACCAAAGGATGACACAATAACACCACCCCGGGTCATGTATTGA
- the cmbl gene encoding carboxymethylenebutenolidase homolog — translation MANEARPCPCEIGDRMEYGGLGQELQIEHIQAYVVKPATASDKAVIVIQDIFGWQLPNTRFMADMLAANGYIAVCPDFYVGKEPWRPSDDWSTFQAWLEDKKPTNINKEVDAVLRYLKEQCGAKHIGAVGFCWGGAATHYLALQYPEVRAGVSCYGIVKEREDSYELKFPTLFIFAENDYVIPLDQVGVLESKLKEKCRVDHQVKIFPGQTHGFVHRKREDINPSDKPSIQEARSDMLNWLSKYM, via the exons atggcAAACGAAGCCAGGCCGTGCCCCTGTGAAATCGGGGACCGGATGGAATACGGAGGTCTGGGCCAGGAGCTCCAGATTGAGCACATTCAAGCTTATGTGGTCAAACCAGCCACTGCCTCTGACAAGGCCGTGATAGTCATACAGGACATCTTTGGATGGCAGCTCCCAAACACCAGATTCATGGCTGACATGCTGGCTGCCAATGGATACAT AGCTGTTTGTCCAGACTTCTACGTTGGGAAGGAGCCATGGAGACCATCTGATGACTGGTCCACATTTCAGGCGTGGCTTGAGGACAAGAAGccaacaaacataaacaa AGAGGTGGATGCGGTGCTGAGGTACCTGAAGGAGCAGTGTGGGGCCAAACACATCGGAGCGGTGGGCTTCTGCTGGGGAGGGGCCGCCACACATTACCTGGCCCTGCAGTACCCGGAGGTCAGAGCTGGAGTGTCGTGCTACG GGATCGtcaaagagagggaggacagcTATGAGCTGAAGTTCCCCACTCTGTTCATTTTCGCAGAAAACGATTACGTCATTCCACTGGATCAG GTAGGAGTCCTTGAATCCAAGCTGAAGGAGAAATGCAGAGTGGACCATCAGGTGAAGATCTTTCCCGGTCAGACTCATGGGTTTGTTCACCGCAAGAGAGAGGACATCAACCCCTCAGACAAACCCAGCATCCAGGAGGCCAGATCCGACATGCTCAACTGGCTCAGCAAGTACATGTAG